The Xiphias gladius isolate SHS-SW01 ecotype Sanya breed wild chromosome 7, ASM1685928v1, whole genome shotgun sequence genome window below encodes:
- the esrrd gene encoding estrogen-related receptor gamma, with product MGAAGPKRLCLVCGDFASGYHYGVASCEACKAFFKRTIQGNIEYSCPVMNECEITKRRRKSCQACRFQKCLQAGMMREGVRMDRVRGGRQKYKRRAETGLIPGFSLTPARLSGNKVISHLLLTEPAPLAATQDDSTNDSSLRTLLTLCDLLNRELLVLIGWAKQIPGFSGLSLVDQMSLLQSGWMEALLVGVAWRSQGVAGEEVAFAGNLRLGAGQCQAAGLADLYEALRHLTAKYQAMDLSPEEVVTLKAMALANSDAEPVDCPDSVQRFQDGLHEALQEYESSRGERHRAGRLLMSLPLLRQTADRAAQAFLRLHRHRRIPLHKLLLEMLDAKA from the exons ATGGGAGCGGCGGGGCCCAAGAGGCTCTGCCTGGTGTGTGGAGACTTTGCGTCCGGTTACCACTACGGCGTGGCGTCCTGCGAGGCCTGCAAGGCCTTCTTCAAGAGGACCATCCAAG GCAACATCGAGTACAGCTGTCCGGTGATGAACGAGTGCGAGATCACCAAGCGGAGGAGGAAATCCTGCCAGGCCTGCCGCTTCCAGAAGTGTCTCCAGGCCGGGATGATGAGGGAGG GTGTCCGTATGGACCGGGTGAGAGGAGGACGGCAGAAGTACAAGAGGCGGGCGGAGACCGGGCTGA TCCCGGGATTTTCTTTAACCCCTGCCCGTCTTTCAGGAAACAAGGTGATTTCCCATCTGCTGCTGACGGAGCCCGCCCCGCTGGCCGCCACTCAGGACGATTCCACCAACGACAGCAGCCTGCGGACCCTGCTGACCCTCTGTGACCTCCTGAACAGGGAGCTGCTGGTCCTGATCGGCTGGGCCAAACAGATCCCAG GCTTCTCCGGGCTCTCGTTGGTCGATCAGATGTCGCTGCTGCAGAGCGGTTGGATGGAGGCGCTGCTTGTGGGCGTGGCCTGGCGTTCGCAGGGCGTGGCGGGGGAAGAGGTCGCGTTCGCCGGGAACCTGCGGCTCGGCGCGGGTCAGTGTCAAGCCGCGGGATTGGCCGACCTGTACGAGGCGCTGCGTCACCTGACGGCGAAATACCAGGCGATGGACCTGAGCCCCGAGGAGGTGGTGACGCTGAAGGCCATGGCGCTCGCTAAttctg ACGCGGAGCCGGTGGACTGTCCGGACTCGGTGCAGAGGTTTCAGGACGGGCTCCACGAGGCCCTGCAGGAGTACGAGTCGTCCCGCGGAGAGCGGCACCGGGCGGGCCGGCTGCTGATGAGCCTCCCCCTGCTGCGCCAGACCGCCGACCGAGCCGCGCAGGCCTTCCTGCGCCTGCACCGCCACCGCCGCATCCCCCTCCACAAACTGCTGCTGGAGATGCTCGACGCCAAGGCCTGA